Proteins from a single region of Megachile rotundata isolate GNS110a chromosome 7, iyMegRotu1, whole genome shotgun sequence:
- the LOC100878078 gene encoding FAST kinase domain-containing protein 4 isoform X4 yields MLQFNTIVCTASAKFTSRLWWKLSMPLTTNAAAVSDTANKLQQVRKNIKKETLKPHTNFDLLKKEVCNFLHMKSIDTVNVTKATNIEEIMEMTETSLLSPEDNATIKKIIDTWVANNNKVQQIVNKSEKPTNEQSIDTSDMVFDLDHKYGSVSTSGLIREVSMLTQNNNRNVPVIRYIFNNILKYNNMLSPGQCASLMYCMGKLNFSDERLLNKICIDLEHKFSNSKSYSSKLISIVNSMAHIRYKNKNFLERMCDVIIRPDYAISYAQLIKLLLSLAILGHESKGVDNIIEKFLPAITTLGNTFDYLNLVWSLTVLNKANNECISRLFDDDFITKLTSAKNCFDTHILKLLNIDAYAKYILKDYSGPLLNGTVEPITKKYTTQKKLYLEMLEDTLKNVLPSPSYFRMNINTNMGFLLGAELYLDSNSRPVCVNAVKDDCRKYVY; encoded by the exons ATGTTGCAATTTAATACAATAGTTTGTACTGCATCTGCAAAATTTACTTCTCGATTATGGTGGAAATTAAGTATGCCATTGACAACAAATGCAGCAGCAGTTTCTGATACTGCTAATAAG TTACAGCAAGTaagaaaaaacataaaaaaagagACTCTTAAACCACATACAAATTTTGACTTATTGAAGAAAGAAGTATGTAATTTTCTACATATGAAATCTATAGATACAGTTAATGTAACAAAGGCTACAAATATAGAAGAAATTATGGAAATGACAGAGACATCATTATTGTCTCCAGAAGATAATGCAACGATTAAAAAAATCATTGATACGTGGGtagcaaataataataaagttcaacaaattgttaataaaagtgAGAAGCCTACAAATGAACAATCTATAGATACTAGTGACATGGTTTTTGATTTAGATCACAAGTATGGTTCTGTTTCCACATCTGGACTAATCAGG GAAGTATCAATGTTGACACAAAACAACAATAGAAATGTACCAGTTATAAGAtacatatttaacaatattcttAAATACAATAATATGTTAAGCCCAGGGCAATGTGCAAGTTTAATGTATTGTATGGGCAAATTGAATTTTTCAGACgag AGATTacttaacaaaatttgtattgaTTTGGAGCATAAGTTTTCCAATTCTAAGTCATATTCTTCAAAACTGATATCTATAGTAAACTCTATGGCACATAtcagatataaaaataaaaactttttgGAAAGAATGTGCGACGTAATTATACGTCCTGACTATGCAATTAGCTATGCACAACTAATAAAACTCTTACTGTCATTAGCAATATTAGGCCATGAATCAAAGGGAGTAGACAACATAATAGAA aaatttctgCCAGCTATAACTACCTTAGGAAATACTTTCGATTATTTAAACTTGGTATGGTCGTTAACTGTACTTAATAAAGCAAACAATGAGTGCATTAGCAGACTATTTGATGATgattttattacaaaacttACTTCTGCAA AAAATTGCTTTGATACacacatattaaaattattgaatatcGATGCATAtgcaaaatatatattgaaaGATTATTCag GACCACTTTTAAATGGTACTGTGGAGcctataacaaaaaaatatacaactCAAAAGAAATTATACCTTGAGATGCTTGAAGATACATTGAAAAACGTACTTCCATCTCCATCTTATTTCCGAATGAATATAAATACGAATATGGGTTTTCTTTTAG GTGCAGAATTATATTTAGACTCTAATAGTAGACCTGTTTGTGTAAATGCTGTTAAAGATGATTGCAGGAAGTATGTATATTAA
- the LOC100878078 gene encoding FAST kinase domain-containing protein 4 isoform X3, with product MKSIDTVNVTKATNIEEIMEMTETSLLSPEDNATIKKIIDTWVANNNKVQQIVNKSEKPTNEQSIDTSDMVFDLDHKYGSVSTSGLIREVSMLTQNNNRNVPVIRYIFNNILKYNNMLSPGQCASLMYCMGKLNFSDERLLNKICIDLEHKFSNSKSYSSKLISIVNSMAHIRYKNKNFLERMCDVIIRPDYAISYAQLIKLLLSLAILGHESKGVDNIIEKFLPAITTLGNTFDYLNLVWSLTVLNKANNECISRLFDDDFITKLTSAKNCFDTHILKLLNIDAYAKYILKDYSGPLLNGTVEPITKKYTTQKKLYLEMLEDTLKNVLPSPSYFRMNINTNMGFLLGAELYLDSNSRPVCVNAVKDDCRKIGIMMYDFYELSLGSLEPLGLVNLYTRLLQACQYEVINISYNHFGVEDKPEKRAMYLRSRLWNKYNNDSFYKNAVK from the exons ATGAAATCTATAGATACAGTTAATGTAACAAAGGCTACAAATATAGAAGAAATTATGGAAATGACAGAGACATCATTATTGTCTCCAGAAGATAATGCAACGATTAAAAAAATCATTGATACGTGGGtagcaaataataataaagttcaacaaattgttaataaaagtgAGAAGCCTACAAATGAACAATCTATAGATACTAGTGACATGGTTTTTGATTTAGATCACAAGTATGGTTCTGTTTCCACATCTGGACTAATCAGG GAAGTATCAATGTTGACACAAAACAACAATAGAAATGTACCAGTTATAAGAtacatatttaacaatattcttAAATACAATAATATGTTAAGCCCAGGGCAATGTGCAAGTTTAATGTATTGTATGGGCAAATTGAATTTTTCAGACgag AGATTacttaacaaaatttgtattgaTTTGGAGCATAAGTTTTCCAATTCTAAGTCATATTCTTCAAAACTGATATCTATAGTAAACTCTATGGCACATAtcagatataaaaataaaaactttttgGAAAGAATGTGCGACGTAATTATACGTCCTGACTATGCAATTAGCTATGCACAACTAATAAAACTCTTACTGTCATTAGCAATATTAGGCCATGAATCAAAGGGAGTAGACAACATAATAGAA aaatttctgCCAGCTATAACTACCTTAGGAAATACTTTCGATTATTTAAACTTGGTATGGTCGTTAACTGTACTTAATAAAGCAAACAATGAGTGCATTAGCAGACTATTTGATGATgattttattacaaaacttACTTCTGCAA AAAATTGCTTTGATACacacatattaaaattattgaatatcGATGCATAtgcaaaatatatattgaaaGATTATTCag GACCACTTTTAAATGGTACTGTGGAGcctataacaaaaaaatatacaactCAAAAGAAATTATACCTTGAGATGCTTGAAGATACATTGAAAAACGTACTTCCATCTCCATCTTATTTCCGAATGAATATAAATACGAATATGGGTTTTCTTTTAG GTGCAGAATTATATTTAGACTCTAATAGTAGACCTGTTTGTGTAAATGCTGTTAAAGATGATTGCAGGAA GATAGGTATAatgatgtatgatttttatgaattGAGTTTAGGATCTTTAGAACCACTTGGATTAGTTAATCTTTATACGCGTTTATTACAAGCCTGTCAAtatgaagttataaatatttcatacaatCATTTCGGTGTAGAAGATAAGCCGGAAAAACGTGCAATGTACTTGAGAAGTCGGCTAtggaataaatataataatgactcattttataaaaatgctgTAAAATAA
- the LOC100878078 gene encoding FAST kinase domain-containing protein 4 isoform X5 → MQRLKKSLIHHKYGSVSTSGLIREVSMLTQNNNRNVPVIRYIFNNILKYNNMLSPGQCASLMYCMGKLNFSDERLLNKICIDLEHKFSNSKSYSSKLISIVNSMAHIRYKNKNFLERMCDVIIRPDYAISYAQLIKLLLSLAILGHESKGVDNIIEKFLPAITTLGNTFDYLNLVWSLTVLNKANNECISRLFDDDFITKLTSAKNCFDTHILKLLNIDAYAKYILKDYSGPLLNGTVEPITKKYTTQKKLYLEMLEDTLKNVLPSPSYFRMNINTNMGFLLGAELYLDSNSRPVCVNAVKDDCRKIGIMMYDFYELSLGSLEPLGLVNLYTRLLQACQYEVINISYNHFGVEDKPEKRAMYLRSRLWNKYNNDSFYKNAVK, encoded by the exons ATGCAACGATTAAAAAAATCATTGATAC ATCACAAGTATGGTTCTGTTTCCACATCTGGACTAATCAGG GAAGTATCAATGTTGACACAAAACAACAATAGAAATGTACCAGTTATAAGAtacatatttaacaatattcttAAATACAATAATATGTTAAGCCCAGGGCAATGTGCAAGTTTAATGTATTGTATGGGCAAATTGAATTTTTCAGACgag AGATTacttaacaaaatttgtattgaTTTGGAGCATAAGTTTTCCAATTCTAAGTCATATTCTTCAAAACTGATATCTATAGTAAACTCTATGGCACATAtcagatataaaaataaaaactttttgGAAAGAATGTGCGACGTAATTATACGTCCTGACTATGCAATTAGCTATGCACAACTAATAAAACTCTTACTGTCATTAGCAATATTAGGCCATGAATCAAAGGGAGTAGACAACATAATAGAA aaatttctgCCAGCTATAACTACCTTAGGAAATACTTTCGATTATTTAAACTTGGTATGGTCGTTAACTGTACTTAATAAAGCAAACAATGAGTGCATTAGCAGACTATTTGATGATgattttattacaaaacttACTTCTGCAA AAAATTGCTTTGATACacacatattaaaattattgaatatcGATGCATAtgcaaaatatatattgaaaGATTATTCag GACCACTTTTAAATGGTACTGTGGAGcctataacaaaaaaatatacaactCAAAAGAAATTATACCTTGAGATGCTTGAAGATACATTGAAAAACGTACTTCCATCTCCATCTTATTTCCGAATGAATATAAATACGAATATGGGTTTTCTTTTAG GTGCAGAATTATATTTAGACTCTAATAGTAGACCTGTTTGTGTAAATGCTGTTAAAGATGATTGCAGGAA GATAGGTATAatgatgtatgatttttatgaattGAGTTTAGGATCTTTAGAACCACTTGGATTAGTTAATCTTTATACGCGTTTATTACAAGCCTGTCAAtatgaagttataaatatttcatacaatCATTTCGGTGTAGAAGATAAGCCGGAAAAACGTGCAATGTACTTGAGAAGTCGGCTAtggaataaatataataatgactcattttataaaaatgctgTAAAATAA
- the AP-1sigma gene encoding AP-1 complex subunit sigma-2 isoform X2, with protein MMQFMLLFSRQGKLRLQKWYVAHPDKLKKKITRELITTILARKPKMSSFLEWKDVKVVYKRYASLYFCCAIEQNDNELLTLEIIHRYVELLDKYFGSVCELDIIFNFEKAYFILDELLVGGEIQETSKKNVLKAIAAQDLLQEDEAVEGALREIGLL; from the exons atg ATGCAATTTATGTTACTGTTCAGTCGTCAAGGAAAATTACGTTTACAAAAATGGTACGTGGCCCACCccgataaattaaaaaagaaaattactcGAGAATTGATCACCACAATATTGGCCCGAAAACCTAAAATGTCAAGCTTTTTAGAATGGAAAGATGTTAAAGTTGTCTATAAAAG ATATGCAAGCTTGTATTTTTGTTGTGCAATAGAACAAAATGATAATGAATTATTGACTCTAGAAATTATACATCGTTATGTTGAACTGTTAGACAAATATTTTGGAAGT GTATGTGAATTAGatataattttcaactttgaGAAAGCATACTTCATCTTAGATGAGTTATTGGTTGGCGGTGAAATTCAAGAAACCAGCAAAAAGAATGTTTTAAAAGCCATTGCAGCTCAGGATTTACTACAGGAG GATGAAGCTGTGGAAGGTGCTCTGCGGGAGATAGGGCTTTTGTAG
- the AP-1sigma gene encoding AP-1 complex subunit sigma-2 isoform X1 encodes MMQFMLLFSRQGKLRLQKWYVAHPDKLKKKITRELITTILARKPKMSSFLEWKDVKVVYKRYASLYFCCAIEQNDNELLTLEIIHRYVELLDKYFGSVCELDIIFNFEKAYFILDELLVGGEIQETSKKNVLKAIAAQDLLQELCVSIQVYTQLYEKGSVHHLRLHQGDYLIAN; translated from the exons atg ATGCAATTTATGTTACTGTTCAGTCGTCAAGGAAAATTACGTTTACAAAAATGGTACGTGGCCCACCccgataaattaaaaaagaaaattactcGAGAATTGATCACCACAATATTGGCCCGAAAACCTAAAATGTCAAGCTTTTTAGAATGGAAAGATGTTAAAGTTGTCTATAAAAG ATATGCAAGCTTGTATTTTTGTTGTGCAATAGAACAAAATGATAATGAATTATTGACTCTAGAAATTATACATCGTTATGTTGAACTGTTAGACAAATATTTTGGAAGT GTATGTGAATTAGatataattttcaactttgaGAAAGCATACTTCATCTTAGATGAGTTATTGGTTGGCGGTGAAATTCAAGAAACCAGCAAAAAGAATGTTTTAAAAGCCATTGCAGCTCAGGATTTACTACAGGAG CTTTGTGTATCCATACAAGTATATACTCAGTTATATGAAAAGGGTTCAGTTCACCATTTGAGGCTGCATCAAGGAGATTACTTAATTGCAAACTAG
- the AP-1sigma gene encoding AP-1 complex subunit sigma-2 isoform X3: protein MMQFMLLFSRQGKLRLQKWYVAHPDKLKKKITRELITTILARKPKMSSFLEWKDVKVVYKRYASLYFCCAIEQNDNELLTLEIIHRYVELLDKYFGSVCELDIIFNFEKAYFILDELLVGGEIQETSKKNVLKAIAAQDLLQEEETPQGFFEDHGLG from the exons atg ATGCAATTTATGTTACTGTTCAGTCGTCAAGGAAAATTACGTTTACAAAAATGGTACGTGGCCCACCccgataaattaaaaaagaaaattactcGAGAATTGATCACCACAATATTGGCCCGAAAACCTAAAATGTCAAGCTTTTTAGAATGGAAAGATGTTAAAGTTGTCTATAAAAG ATATGCAAGCTTGTATTTTTGTTGTGCAATAGAACAAAATGATAATGAATTATTGACTCTAGAAATTATACATCGTTATGTTGAACTGTTAGACAAATATTTTGGAAGT GTATGTGAATTAGatataattttcaactttgaGAAAGCATACTTCATCTTAGATGAGTTATTGGTTGGCGGTGAAATTCAAGAAACCAGCAAAAAGAATGTTTTAAAAGCCATTGCAGCTCAGGATTTACTACAGGAG GAGGAAACTCCACAGGGATTCTTTGAAGATCATGGTTTGGgataa
- the LOC100878078 gene encoding FAST kinase domain-containing protein 4 isoform X2 — translation MLQFNTIVCTASAKFTSRLWWKLSMPLTTNAAAVSDTANKQVRKNIKKETLKPHTNFDLLKKEVCNFLHMKSIDTVNVTKATNIEEIMEMTETSLLSPEDNATIKKIIDTWVANNNKVQQIVNKSEKPTNEQSIDTSDMVFDLDHKYGSVSTSGLIREVSMLTQNNNRNVPVIRYIFNNILKYNNMLSPGQCASLMYCMGKLNFSDERLLNKICIDLEHKFSNSKSYSSKLISIVNSMAHIRYKNKNFLERMCDVIIRPDYAISYAQLIKLLLSLAILGHESKGVDNIIEKFLPAITTLGNTFDYLNLVWSLTVLNKANNECISRLFDDDFITKLTSAKNCFDTHILKLLNIDAYAKYILKDYSGPLLNGTVEPITKKYTTQKKLYLEMLEDTLKNVLPSPSYFRMNINTNMGFLLGAELYLDSNSRPVCVNAVKDDCRKIGIMMYDFYELSLGSLEPLGLVNLYTRLLQACQYEVINISYNHFGVEDKPEKRAMYLRSRLWNKYNNDSFYKNAVK, via the exons ATGTTGCAATTTAATACAATAGTTTGTACTGCATCTGCAAAATTTACTTCTCGATTATGGTGGAAATTAAGTATGCCATTGACAACAAATGCAGCAGCAGTTTCTGATACTGCTAATAAG CAAGTaagaaaaaacataaaaaaagagACTCTTAAACCACATACAAATTTTGACTTATTGAAGAAAGAAGTATGTAATTTTCTACATATGAAATCTATAGATACAGTTAATGTAACAAAGGCTACAAATATAGAAGAAATTATGGAAATGACAGAGACATCATTATTGTCTCCAGAAGATAATGCAACGATTAAAAAAATCATTGATACGTGGGtagcaaataataataaagttcaacaaattgttaataaaagtgAGAAGCCTACAAATGAACAATCTATAGATACTAGTGACATGGTTTTTGATTTAGATCACAAGTATGGTTCTGTTTCCACATCTGGACTAATCAGG GAAGTATCAATGTTGACACAAAACAACAATAGAAATGTACCAGTTATAAGAtacatatttaacaatattcttAAATACAATAATATGTTAAGCCCAGGGCAATGTGCAAGTTTAATGTATTGTATGGGCAAATTGAATTTTTCAGACgag AGATTacttaacaaaatttgtattgaTTTGGAGCATAAGTTTTCCAATTCTAAGTCATATTCTTCAAAACTGATATCTATAGTAAACTCTATGGCACATAtcagatataaaaataaaaactttttgGAAAGAATGTGCGACGTAATTATACGTCCTGACTATGCAATTAGCTATGCACAACTAATAAAACTCTTACTGTCATTAGCAATATTAGGCCATGAATCAAAGGGAGTAGACAACATAATAGAA aaatttctgCCAGCTATAACTACCTTAGGAAATACTTTCGATTATTTAAACTTGGTATGGTCGTTAACTGTACTTAATAAAGCAAACAATGAGTGCATTAGCAGACTATTTGATGATgattttattacaaaacttACTTCTGCAA AAAATTGCTTTGATACacacatattaaaattattgaatatcGATGCATAtgcaaaatatatattgaaaGATTATTCag GACCACTTTTAAATGGTACTGTGGAGcctataacaaaaaaatatacaactCAAAAGAAATTATACCTTGAGATGCTTGAAGATACATTGAAAAACGTACTTCCATCTCCATCTTATTTCCGAATGAATATAAATACGAATATGGGTTTTCTTTTAG GTGCAGAATTATATTTAGACTCTAATAGTAGACCTGTTTGTGTAAATGCTGTTAAAGATGATTGCAGGAA GATAGGTATAatgatgtatgatttttatgaattGAGTTTAGGATCTTTAGAACCACTTGGATTAGTTAATCTTTATACGCGTTTATTACAAGCCTGTCAAtatgaagttataaatatttcatacaatCATTTCGGTGTAGAAGATAAGCCGGAAAAACGTGCAATGTACTTGAGAAGTCGGCTAtggaataaatataataatgactcattttataaaaatgctgTAAAATAA
- the LOC100878078 gene encoding FAST kinase domain-containing protein 4 isoform X1, which yields MLQFNTIVCTASAKFTSRLWWKLSMPLTTNAAAVSDTANKLQQVRKNIKKETLKPHTNFDLLKKEVCNFLHMKSIDTVNVTKATNIEEIMEMTETSLLSPEDNATIKKIIDTWVANNNKVQQIVNKSEKPTNEQSIDTSDMVFDLDHKYGSVSTSGLIREVSMLTQNNNRNVPVIRYIFNNILKYNNMLSPGQCASLMYCMGKLNFSDERLLNKICIDLEHKFSNSKSYSSKLISIVNSMAHIRYKNKNFLERMCDVIIRPDYAISYAQLIKLLLSLAILGHESKGVDNIIEKFLPAITTLGNTFDYLNLVWSLTVLNKANNECISRLFDDDFITKLTSAKNCFDTHILKLLNIDAYAKYILKDYSGPLLNGTVEPITKKYTTQKKLYLEMLEDTLKNVLPSPSYFRMNINTNMGFLLGAELYLDSNSRPVCVNAVKDDCRKIGIMMYDFYELSLGSLEPLGLVNLYTRLLQACQYEVINISYNHFGVEDKPEKRAMYLRSRLWNKYNNDSFYKNAVK from the exons ATGTTGCAATTTAATACAATAGTTTGTACTGCATCTGCAAAATTTACTTCTCGATTATGGTGGAAATTAAGTATGCCATTGACAACAAATGCAGCAGCAGTTTCTGATACTGCTAATAAG TTACAGCAAGTaagaaaaaacataaaaaaagagACTCTTAAACCACATACAAATTTTGACTTATTGAAGAAAGAAGTATGTAATTTTCTACATATGAAATCTATAGATACAGTTAATGTAACAAAGGCTACAAATATAGAAGAAATTATGGAAATGACAGAGACATCATTATTGTCTCCAGAAGATAATGCAACGATTAAAAAAATCATTGATACGTGGGtagcaaataataataaagttcaacaaattgttaataaaagtgAGAAGCCTACAAATGAACAATCTATAGATACTAGTGACATGGTTTTTGATTTAGATCACAAGTATGGTTCTGTTTCCACATCTGGACTAATCAGG GAAGTATCAATGTTGACACAAAACAACAATAGAAATGTACCAGTTATAAGAtacatatttaacaatattcttAAATACAATAATATGTTAAGCCCAGGGCAATGTGCAAGTTTAATGTATTGTATGGGCAAATTGAATTTTTCAGACgag AGATTacttaacaaaatttgtattgaTTTGGAGCATAAGTTTTCCAATTCTAAGTCATATTCTTCAAAACTGATATCTATAGTAAACTCTATGGCACATAtcagatataaaaataaaaactttttgGAAAGAATGTGCGACGTAATTATACGTCCTGACTATGCAATTAGCTATGCACAACTAATAAAACTCTTACTGTCATTAGCAATATTAGGCCATGAATCAAAGGGAGTAGACAACATAATAGAA aaatttctgCCAGCTATAACTACCTTAGGAAATACTTTCGATTATTTAAACTTGGTATGGTCGTTAACTGTACTTAATAAAGCAAACAATGAGTGCATTAGCAGACTATTTGATGATgattttattacaaaacttACTTCTGCAA AAAATTGCTTTGATACacacatattaaaattattgaatatcGATGCATAtgcaaaatatatattgaaaGATTATTCag GACCACTTTTAAATGGTACTGTGGAGcctataacaaaaaaatatacaactCAAAAGAAATTATACCTTGAGATGCTTGAAGATACATTGAAAAACGTACTTCCATCTCCATCTTATTTCCGAATGAATATAAATACGAATATGGGTTTTCTTTTAG GTGCAGAATTATATTTAGACTCTAATAGTAGACCTGTTTGTGTAAATGCTGTTAAAGATGATTGCAGGAA GATAGGTATAatgatgtatgatttttatgaattGAGTTTAGGATCTTTAGAACCACTTGGATTAGTTAATCTTTATACGCGTTTATTACAAGCCTGTCAAtatgaagttataaatatttcatacaatCATTTCGGTGTAGAAGATAAGCCGGAAAAACGTGCAATGTACTTGAGAAGTCGGCTAtggaataaatataataatgactcattttataaaaatgctgTAAAATAA